The sequence ACATTTATATGCGAAATCTTTCCGTCTGGTTTTCCAATTTTCCGCTTGGATCGGGCTATTATGTTATGTGTTTAATTTTCCGTTGCTCGCTTTAGGGGCAATGTTGTTGGTGATTGGCGGGCTAAGCTATAAAGAATATTTCTGTTTTAGAGTATTTGGCTTGAATTTTCAACCTGTTTTCGTTGCTATTCTATGGTTAGCTGTTGCTTTAGAATGGCCACTTTTAGTACAAATTTTTAGTGCGGTTTCAGGCTTATTATTGGCTGTGTTAAGTATTCAAAAATGGCGAATGCCACTGCATTTTGACATTGGCGATAAAACCAAATACCAAATCTAGTATTTGCAAAAATTTAGCGAAAATCGACCGCTTGTTATCAATAAATGAAAAAAGAAAACGGCTAGAACCTGAAATTCTAGCCGTTTTTGTCATTGTGGTTTAGCGTAGAAACGCCGGAATATTTTTCTCATAAGCTGCAATTGCCGCTTCGTGTTGTAGAGTTAAGCCTATGTTGTCTAAACCGTTTAATAAACAATGGCGACGAAATTCATCCAGTTCAAAAGTATAGACTTTATCGCCAACGGTCACGGTCATCGCTTCCAAATCGATGTGAATTTGCTTACCTTCATTTGCCCAAACCCATTGGAAAATCTCTTCTACTTCTTCCTCGGTTAATTTAATTGGCAACATATGGTTGTTTAAGCTGTTATTGTAGAAGATATCCGCAAAACTTGGAGCGATCATCACCTTAAAACCATAATCGGCTAAAGCCCAAGGGGCGTGTTCACGGGAAGAACCACAACCTAAATTTTTACGAGCTAGTAAAATCGTTGCACCTTGATATTGCGGAAAGTTGAGTACGAAATCCGGATTGATTTGTGTTTCTTCCGCATCTAAGTAACGCCATTCGTGGAAAAGGTGTTTACCGAATCCTACACGGGTAATTGCTTGTAAAAATTGTTTTGGAATAATTGCATCTGTGTCCACATTCGCTGCATCAAGTGGAACAACTAAGCCTGAATGTTGTTTAATACCTGCCATGTTCCTGCTCCTTACTTTTATGTGTTTAATGAAACTTTACGAATATCGACAAATTTACCGAACACCGCCGCAGCCGCTGCCATTGCCGGACTCACTAAGTGGGTACGACCGTTACGCCCTTGGCGACCTTCGAAATTACGGTTTGAGGTGGAAGCACAGCGTTCCCATTCGCCTAAAATGTCATCATTCATACCTAAACACATTGAACAGCCCGGATTACGCCATTCTGCACCGGCTTCGATAAAGATTTTATCCAAGCCCTCTTTTTCTGCTTGCTCTTTTACTAAGCCTGAACCCGGTACTACTAAAATACGTTTCACATTGTCTGCTTTTTTGCGTCCTTTCATCACAGCAGCAGCTGCGCGTAAATCTTCGATACGAGCATTGGTACAAGAACCGATAAAGACTTGATCAACAGAGACATTTTTCATATCGGTATGGGCTTCTAAACCAATGTAAGCTAAGGCTTTTTCAGCAGAAGCACGGGTTACCGGATCTTCCATATCACTTGGATTTGGAATTACATCATCAATGCCGATTACTTGCCCCGGGTTGGTTCCCCAAGTGACTTGTGGGGCAATATCTTTCGCTTCTAAAATCACTTCCGCATCGTAAGTTGCACCTTCATCGGTTTTTAAGGTTTTCCAATATTCAACGGCGTCTTCCCAATCTTTACCTTTTGGTGCATTTGGACGATCTTTTAAGTAAGCGAAAGTCGTTTCATCAGGGGCAACAATACCGGCTTTTGCACCGAATTCGATTGCCATATTACATACTGTCATACGGCCTTCCATTGAAAGATCACGAATCGCTTCGCCGCAGAATTCCACCACATAACCTGTGCCACCTGCCATCGTGGTTTTGCCGATAATCGCAAGTACGATATCTTTAGCGGTAATGCCCGGGTTCACTTTGCCGCGAACTTCTACTTTCATCGTTTTAGAACGTGCTTGTTTTAAGGTTTGGGTTGCAAGAACGTGTTCTACTTCAGAAGTGCCGATACCAAATGCCAAGGCTCCGAATGCACCGTGCGTTGCGGTGTGTGAGTCTCCACATACAATTGTCATTCCCGGGAGCGTTAAACCTTGTTCCGGTCCCATAACATGTACGATACCTTGTTGTTTTTTGGTGATATCAAATAATGAAATACCGTTTTCAGCACAATTTTTTTCTAATTCCATTACTTGGATTTTTGCTTGCCCTTCAAGCTGTTGGACATCTCGCACTTGGGTAGAAATACTATGGTCCATGGTGCCAAACGTTTTATTGACTTGACGAACTTGGCGTCCGGCAACACGTAAGCCATCAAAGGCTTGCGGGCTGGTTACTTCGTGAATTAAATGGCGGTTGATATAAATAATTGGCGTTTCGCCTTCTGCTTCATAAACGACATGTGAGTCGAAGAGTTTTTCGTATAATGTTTTTGCCTTTTGCATAAAATGTTCCAACTCAAAAAATGTATAAGAATGCCCGTTTACAAGTGGTCACAAAAAGTAACGTTTTGGTTTGCAAAAAAGTTTGCTAAAACGACCGCTTGTATCGGTTTGTTAAGACTATAACGATTTCAAAAATGAAAGTAAAATATAATTTTTATTGTGAATTTCCATTTTTTATGCTGTCAAATAAGCCTAAAAATAGCTTTAATTGTTAATGTGAAGAATATTATTCTAATTAATCTGTTTATTGCAGTGGCTTATCCAGTCATTATCAAACTTTATAGAGCTATTTTCTTTTATTACTTTTTATTGGTTTTTTTACAATAAAAGGTGATTTCTATCACATTTTTAAAAAAATCATCTTGCAATCAAAATAATAATCTCTAGACTCAAAAAATTCATTCAAAAAAGAAATGTGATTTGAGATCACCTTATCATTTATAAATGGAGATTAAATATGCAGTCAAAATTCCCTCTTTCATTTTTAACCGCCTCTCTTGTATTGGGGTTATCGGCCAATGTATTTGCAGCAAAAGTACCTGAAGGCACCGTACTTGCCGATAAACAGGAGATTGTGATCAACAACGGCTCGGAACCTTCAAGTTTTGATCCGCATAAAATTGATGGTGTGCCTGAATCTCGAGTAGCCTATCAATTATTTGAAGGGCTGGTGACAAAAGATGCTGAGGGCAATTTACAGCCGGGTGTGGCAGTTTCCTGGGAGAATTCCACAGATTACAAAACATGGACATTCAAATTACGCCAGGATGCTAAATGGTCTAACGGTGATGCTGTGACTGCTCACGATTTCGTATTTGCCTGGCAACGTTTGGCTAATCCGCTTACAGCCTCACCTTATTCAAGCTATTTGACTTATTTAAATGTTGAAAATGCTCAAGATATTATTGACGGTAAGAAAAAACCGGAAGAGTTAGCGGTAAAAGCGGTAGATGATTTTACTTTCCAAGTACAATTAAGCCAGCCGGTGCCTTATGCGGTAGAGCTGCTTACCCATTCTTCATTATTGCCGGTAAATAAAGCTGTAGTGGAAAAATTAGGTGATACGTGGGTAAAAAAAGAAAATTTAGTTGGTAACGGTGCTTATAAGTTGGTTGACCACGTTATTAATGAAAAAATTGTGTTTGAGCGTAACGCAAATTATTGGAACGATAAAGAAACCGTGATTAATAAAGCGACTTTCTTAGCTATTCCAAATGCTACAACAGACGTTGCCCGCTACCGTGCCGGTGATTTGGATATTACTGACTATGCTTTACCACCAGAGCAGTTTGCAACGCTAAAAAATGAAATTCCAAATGAAGTGTTTACTGCCAGAACACTTTCAACATACTACTATGAGTTCAACAACAAAAAAGCACCGTTTGATAATATCAAAGTTCGAGAAGCATTAAACTTAGCGTTAGATCGTAATATCATTACCGATAAAGTGCTAGGTCAAGGGCAAACACCAACTTATGTATTTACCCCGACTTATATTCATGAGGGTGAAAAAATCAAACAGCCGGCTTATTCAGCAGAATCGATGGCGGATAGAAAAGCGAAAGCATTAAAATTATTAGAAGAAGCCGGTTATAGTAAGTCTAATCCACTGAAATTTACCATTCTCTATAATACTAATGACAACCATAAGAAAATTGCGATTGCTGCTTCCTCTTTATGGAAGCAAGGCACTGACGGTATTGTGGATGTGAAATTAGAAAACCAAGAGTGGAAAACTTTCTTAGATAGTCGTCGTAACGGCAATTATGATGTTTCTCGTGCCGGTTGGTCTGGAGATTATAACCAAGCAACGACTTTCGTAAATTATTTCTTGTCTAACTCAAGTAATAATACAGCGTTCTATAGTAATAAAGCCTATGATGATGCGGTGGCAGAATCTTACAAAGCCAATGATGCTAACGGAAGGGCAGAAGCCTATGCAAAAGCAGAGGAGATACTGGCAAAAGATTATGCGATTATGCCGATTTACAACTATGTAAACCCTCGTTTGGTGAAGCCTTATGTAAAAGGTTATAGTGGCAAAGATCCGCAAGATGATATCCTACTTCGCAATTTATATATTGTGAAATAATGAGCGTAAGGCTGTTTATTGAAAAATAGGCAGCCTTTCTTTTTACTAAAAATGTGAGAGAAAAATGGCGATAAAATTGTTTTCTATTTACGGGAGAGTGCAAGGCGTGGCATTTCGCTTCTTTACCCGGCAAGAAGCGCAAAGGCTCGGGGTAAAAGGCTATACCCGAAATCGTGATGATGGCTCGGTTGAAGTTGTAGCCGAGGCTAATGATGAAATAATGACTGAATTTGAAAAATGGCTCTATAAAGGCTCGCCTTCTGCCCGCGTAGAACGGGTGGTTGCAACTGATTATTTGGGTACAGAGATTTTTAAACGATTTGAAATTCGGCGATAGTAAAAGCAAGCGGTCGAATTTATTCAAAAAATTGCAAAAATTTTTATAAATTCAACCGCTTGTTGTTTTTATTTTTAAGATTAATCTAACGCTTTTTCGATTTTCTCAAACAGATCACGAGCGAGATTATCCAATTCACGTAAGCGTTCTAACCCACGGCGCATAAGCGTTTGACGTTGGTTGTCATAGCGGGAAAGTTTAATTAACGGCTCAATAAGTCGTGCGGCAACTTGTGGGTTGCTGTCGTTGAGCTTAATTAAAATATCTACTAAGAAACGATAGCCTGAGCCATCAATGGCGTGGAAGGCTTTCGGGTTCTGGCTACAGAATGCGCCGACTAATGAACGTAAGCGGTTTGGATTATTGAAATTGAAACTTGGATGTTCCATCAATTCTTGAACAATTGATAATACATCTTCGTCCGGACGACCGGCTTGTAACATAAACCATTTATCCATCACTAAACCATCGTGCTTCCATTTTTCTTCAAAATCGGCTAACAGAGCATCACGGCAACTGAGCTTCGCTTTAGTCGCTGCTTGCAATGCTGCCAGAGTGTCGGTCATATTATCCGCATTTTGATAGTGCTTATGTACAAGCGTGTTACCTAAATCGGTAAAGGCTAAATAGTTTAAGCACACATTACGCAATGCACGTTTGGCAATATCTTGTGCAATAACCTGATATTCTCCACATTTGTTTTGGTTATAAACCTCAAAAAATTTATCTTGCAAGTTTTGAGCAATAGACACTTGCATAAATTCACGTACTAAGGCAATACCTGTTGGGTCAATCGTTTTAAAAGATTCTGCAAATTCAGTCTCTTTAGGCAGCGTTAAGGTTAATGCGGTTAAGGCCGGATCTTGTGTGCTGTTTTCCAGCACAAACGTTAAGGCATTTGCTAACTCGGTTGAGAAACTTAACGGCTGGTTTTGTTGATAACGGCTTAAATTTTCACGCAGTTCATTGGTATAAAGCATTTGTGCTGCATCCCAGCGAATGAAGTCATTTTCAGCATGTTTTAGCAGCGTTAATAATTGGTCAGAGGTATAGTTATAATCTAAACGAACCGGGGCTGAAAAATCACAAAGCAGAGCCGGCACAGGGCGTTGGGTTACATTATGGAACTCAAACGTCTGATGCTCTGCTGTTACATCTAGCACATCGCTTACGGTGAGTAATTCATATTGAAGCGGAATCTTTTTCCCGTCATTTTCACCATATAACGCTATTTTCAGTGGAATATGTAGATTTAATTTTTCCAACTGATCGTGCGTAGATGGGGTCATTTGCGAAATATGTAAGCGATAAGCTTTACGTCCGGCATCATATTCATCGGAGATGGTGAGTTCCGGTGTGCCGGATTGGCTATACCAACGGCGGAATTGCTCTAAATTTATACCGGATGCATCTTGCATAGCATCAATGAAATTATCACAAGTTGCCGCTGAACCGTCATGTCTTTCCACATAAAGCTGCATCCCTTTTTGGAATTTTTCTTCACCTAATAAAGTGTGAATCATACGAATCACTTCAGCGCCTTTTTCATAGACAGTTACAGTGTAGAAGTTATTCATTTCAATCACTTTTTCCGGACGAATCGGGTGAGCCATCGGGCTGGCATCTTCAGCAAATTGCACGGTACGCAGTAGGCGAACATCTTCAATTCGTTTTACCGAACGAGACCATAAATCGGAAGTAAATTCTTGATCACGAAAAACCGTTAAGCCCTCTTTTAAGCTTAATTGGAACCAGTCACGGCAGGTAATGCGGTTGCCCGTCCAGTTATGAAAATATTCATGGGCGATCACCGCTTCAATATCCAAATAATCGCTATCTGTGGCAGTTTCAGGTTTTGCTAACACAAATTTAGAGTTGAAGATATTTAAGCCTTTATTTTCCATTGCGCCCATATTGAAGAAATCAACGGCAACAATCATATAAATATCTAAATCGTATTCAAGACCGAAGCGCTCTTCATCCCATTTCATTGAACGTTTTAGGCTTTCCATTGCCCAAGGAGCGCGGTCTAAATTGCCTCGGTCAACATAGATTTCAAGTGTCACTTCACGCCCGCTTTTGGTGATAAATTTATCTTGTAATAAGTCAAAATCACCGGCCACTAAAGCAAAAAGATAGCTTGGTTTAAAGAACGGATCTTGCCATTCAACCCAATGGCGGCCATCGTGCAACTCTCCTTGAGCAATGCGGTTACCGTTGGAAAGTAGGAACGGGTATTTGTTCTTACTAGCGGTTATTTTTGTCGTATATTTTGCAAGTACGTCCGGGCGGTCAAGCATATAAGTAATTTGACGGAAGCCTTCTGCTTCGCATTGAGTGCAAAGCCCATCGCCTGATTTATATAAACCTTGTAGCGAGGTATTTTGTGCCGGATTGAGAGCGGTTTCAATTTCAAGCTCAAAGCGATCTGCTGCTACATCAGCTAAATTTAAGGTTAAAGATTCAGTATCTTTTTCGTAAGCAGAAAAGGCTTGTCCGTTGAACTTAATTGAGAGGAAATCAAAACTATGCCCATCTAAACGTAGAACCGTTGCTTCTGGATTTTTGCGCTCAACGCTTAATTTTGAAGTCACGAAAGTTCTGTCGGGATCGAGCTGGAAATCAAGATAAATATCGGTAATGGTAAAATCGGGTGCTCGGTAATCTTTTCTTAATTTTGCTTTAGGTTGCATAGGATTTCCTTTGATTTGATGGGCAGAATGTTACCCGTAGAATTAGCTCGACTATTTTACTAAAATTGTAGCAAATTTTCCAAAAAATCTGACCGCTTGTATCTGTATTTTTAGCTTAAAGAATGCGGCGGTTTTATCGCTTGTTTATGTTATATAGCCTAGGCATTCAAACGATGCAGTTGGGAAATACCAAGTAAGATATTGTTGCAAGTAGCGCTGGGTTTCTTGTTCAATAATGGTATCTATACTCGGGTATTGGTTGTAGATTACAGACAGTATGTTAATTCCTCTTTGCTTACATACTTCAAGGCTGAGTAAGGTATGGTTAATACTGCCTAATTTCCCGGATGTGACTAAGATAAGTGGATGACCTTGTTGCTGGATATAATCTAAGGTAGTTTCCGTTTCGTTATAAGGAACTAATAGACCTCCGGCGGTTTCCAGCAAAACATAATCATATTTTTGGCTTAAACGTTGGGTAGCCTGCGTAATCACTTCCGGCAGAATAGGTTGATTGACCAGCTTAGCGGCAAGGTGAGGGGAGCAAGGGTAGGGGAAAACATAAGGGCATGTAATACCTTGTAAATCATCATCCGTAAGCGGGATTCCCTGCATATT comes from Mannheimia granulomatis and encodes:
- a CDS encoding DUF2301 domain-containing membrane protein; protein product: MADPHIKSPMDFGDYLTVIVYRSGFVLATVMLLLLPYQFELAQLGFLVAGAMLASSLHLYAKSFRLVFQFSAWIGLLCYVFNFPLLALGAMLLVIGGLSYKEYFCFRVFGLNFQPVFVAILWLAVALEWPLLVQIFSAVSGLLLAVLSIQKWRMPLHFDIGDKTKYQI
- the leuD gene encoding 3-isopropylmalate dehydratase small subunit; the encoded protein is MAGIKQHSGLVVPLDAANVDTDAIIPKQFLQAITRVGFGKHLFHEWRYLDAEETQINPDFVLNFPQYQGATILLARKNLGCGSSREHAPWALADYGFKVMIAPSFADIFYNNSLNNHMLPIKLTEEEVEEIFQWVWANEGKQIHIDLEAMTVTVGDKVYTFELDEFRRHCLLNGLDNIGLTLQHEAAIAAYEKNIPAFLR
- the leuC gene encoding 3-isopropylmalate dehydratase large subunit, with the translated sequence MQKAKTLYEKLFDSHVVYEAEGETPIIYINRHLIHEVTSPQAFDGLRVAGRQVRQVNKTFGTMDHSISTQVRDVQQLEGQAKIQVMELEKNCAENGISLFDITKKQQGIVHVMGPEQGLTLPGMTIVCGDSHTATHGAFGALAFGIGTSEVEHVLATQTLKQARSKTMKVEVRGKVNPGITAKDIVLAIIGKTTMAGGTGYVVEFCGEAIRDLSMEGRMTVCNMAIEFGAKAGIVAPDETTFAYLKDRPNAPKGKDWEDAVEYWKTLKTDEGATYDAEVILEAKDIAPQVTWGTNPGQVIGIDDVIPNPSDMEDPVTRASAEKALAYIGLEAHTDMKNVSVDQVFIGSCTNARIEDLRAAAAVMKGRKKADNVKRILVVPGSGLVKEQAEKEGLDKIFIEAGAEWRNPGCSMCLGMNDDILGEWERCASTSNRNFEGRQGRNGRTHLVSPAMAAAAAVFGKFVDIRKVSLNT
- a CDS encoding ABC transporter substrate-binding protein, translated to MQSKFPLSFLTASLVLGLSANVFAAKVPEGTVLADKQEIVINNGSEPSSFDPHKIDGVPESRVAYQLFEGLVTKDAEGNLQPGVAVSWENSTDYKTWTFKLRQDAKWSNGDAVTAHDFVFAWQRLANPLTASPYSSYLTYLNVENAQDIIDGKKKPEELAVKAVDDFTFQVQLSQPVPYAVELLTHSSLLPVNKAVVEKLGDTWVKKENLVGNGAYKLVDHVINEKIVFERNANYWNDKETVINKATFLAIPNATTDVARYRAGDLDITDYALPPEQFATLKNEIPNEVFTARTLSTYYYEFNNKKAPFDNIKVREALNLALDRNIITDKVLGQGQTPTYVFTPTYIHEGEKIKQPAYSAESMADRKAKALKLLEEAGYSKSNPLKFTILYNTNDNHKKIAIAASSLWKQGTDGIVDVKLENQEWKTFLDSRRNGNYDVSRAGWSGDYNQATTFVNYFLSNSSNNTAFYSNKAYDDAVAESYKANDANGRAEAYAKAEEILAKDYAIMPIYNYVNPRLVKPYVKGYSGKDPQDDILLRNLYIVK
- a CDS encoding acylphosphatase, giving the protein MAIKLFSIYGRVQGVAFRFFTRQEAQRLGVKGYTRNRDDGSVEVVAEANDEIMTEFEKWLYKGSPSARVERVVATDYLGTEIFKRFEIRR
- the pepN gene encoding aminopeptidase N; its protein translation is MQPKAKLRKDYRAPDFTITDIYLDFQLDPDRTFVTSKLSVERKNPEATVLRLDGHSFDFLSIKFNGQAFSAYEKDTESLTLNLADVAADRFELEIETALNPAQNTSLQGLYKSGDGLCTQCEAEGFRQITYMLDRPDVLAKYTTKITASKNKYPFLLSNGNRIAQGELHDGRHWVEWQDPFFKPSYLFALVAGDFDLLQDKFITKSGREVTLEIYVDRGNLDRAPWAMESLKRSMKWDEERFGLEYDLDIYMIVAVDFFNMGAMENKGLNIFNSKFVLAKPETATDSDYLDIEAVIAHEYFHNWTGNRITCRDWFQLSLKEGLTVFRDQEFTSDLWSRSVKRIEDVRLLRTVQFAEDASPMAHPIRPEKVIEMNNFYTVTVYEKGAEVIRMIHTLLGEEKFQKGMQLYVERHDGSAATCDNFIDAMQDASGINLEQFRRWYSQSGTPELTISDEYDAGRKAYRLHISQMTPSTHDQLEKLNLHIPLKIALYGENDGKKIPLQYELLTVSDVLDVTAEHQTFEFHNVTQRPVPALLCDFSAPVRLDYNYTSDQLLTLLKHAENDFIRWDAAQMLYTNELRENLSRYQQNQPLSFSTELANALTFVLENSTQDPALTALTLTLPKETEFAESFKTIDPTGIALVREFMQVSIAQNLQDKFFEVYNQNKCGEYQVIAQDIAKRALRNVCLNYLAFTDLGNTLVHKHYQNADNMTDTLAALQAATKAKLSCRDALLADFEEKWKHDGLVMDKWFMLQAGRPDEDVLSIVQELMEHPSFNFNNPNRLRSLVGAFCSQNPKAFHAIDGSGYRFLVDILIKLNDSNPQVAARLIEPLIKLSRYDNQRQTLMRRGLERLRELDNLARDLFEKIEKALD
- the bioD gene encoding dethiobiotin synthase, which produces MTAKVIFIAGIDTDIGKTVATGWYAQKLATQGFSVITQKMVQTGCEQISEDIIAHRNMQGIPLTDDDLQGITCPYVFPYPCSPHLAAKLVNQPILPEVITQATQRLSQKYDYVLLETAGGLLVPYNETETTLDYIQQQGHPLILVTSGKLGSINHTLLSLEVCKQRGINILSVIYNQYPSIDTIIEQETQRYLQQYLTWYFPTASFECLGYIT